One genomic region from Rosa rugosa chromosome 1, drRosRugo1.1, whole genome shotgun sequence encodes:
- the LOC133738926 gene encoding pentatricopeptide repeat-containing protein At1g52640, mitochondrial: protein MSLRSVTPKPKTLHSFFNSLLRPTKPNTPFHPFSSLTHQNPPSPQLPHLVNEISRILSDHRNPHHDLELSLNSWSTQISPNLVEQVLKRCKNLGFSAHRFFLWAKTIPGFQHSDESHHILVDILGSSGQFALLWDFLIEMRESKCCEISPDLFWVIFRVYSRANLPRDAIRAFNRMVEFGVKPSVHDLDQLLYTLCKRKHVKHAQEFFDKVKSGFELGAKTYSILMRGWGDICDSDNARKLFDEMTERGCLVDVPAYNSYLEALCKGGNVDEAYKIFRAMGSKGVEPDAGTYSIFIRAYCEANDIHSVFSVLDRMKRYNLLPNVYSYNCIIKKLCKNEKVEEAYELLDEMIEMGVKPDEWSYNAIQAYHCDHCEVNQALRLLSRMEKDNCMPDRHTYNMVLKLLIRIGRFDRATEVWESMGKRGFYPSVSTYSVMIHGLCKKKHKLEEACKYFEIMIDEGIPPYSSTVEMLRNRLLGLGLLDDIEILASKMEQSTSCSIQEFAKVLRGNKASVRSRSEYTDIESD from the coding sequence ATGTCACTTAGATCTGTCACCCCTAAACCCAAAACCCTTCACTCTTTCTTCAACTCTCTTCTCCGACCCACCAAACCCAACACTCCCTTCCACCCTTTCTCATCTCTCACCCACCAAAACCCACCATCTCCACAATTACCTCACCTGGTTAACGAAATCTCACGCATTCTCAGCGACCACAGAAACCCTCACCACGACTTGGAGCTTTCCCTCAACTCTTGGTCCACCCAAATATCTCCAAACTTGGTTGAACAGGTTCTGAAACGCTGCAAAAATCTTGGGTTCTCAGCCCACAGATTCTTTCTCTGGGCAAAAACAATTCCGGGTTTTCAACACAGTGATGAAAGCCATCACATTTTGGTTGATATCTTGGGGAGTAGTGGTCAATTTGCTCTGTTGTGGGATTTTCTCATTGAAATGAGAGAGTCCAAGTGTTGTGAGATTAGCCCAGATTTATTCTGGGTTATTTTTAGAGTTTACAGTAGAGCTAATTTGCCTCGTGATGCAATTCGAGCTTTTAATAGAATGGTTGAGTTTGGAGTCAAGCCTAGTGTGCATGATCTTGATCAGCTTCTCTATACATTATGTAAAAGAAAGCATGTCAAGCATGCCCAGGAGttttttgataaagtcaagagTGGGTTTGAGTTGGGTGCTAAAACTTATAGCATTTTGATGAGGGGTTGGGGAGACATTTGTGATTCGGATAATGCACGCAAGCTGTTCGATGAAATGACTGAGAGAGGGTGTTTGGTTGATGTGCCTGCATATAATAGTTATTTGGAGGCTTTGTGTAAAGGTGGGAATGTGGATGAGGCTTATAAGATATTTCGGGCGATGGGTTCAAAAGGAGTTGAGCCAGATGCTGGTACATACTCGATTTTCATTCGGGCATATTGCGAAGCGAATGATATTCATTCAGTTTTTAGTGTGCTTGATAGGATGAAGAGATATAATCTTTTGCCTAATGTGTATTCTTACAATTGTATCATCAAGAAGCTGTGTAAGAATGAAAAGGTGGAAGAGGCGTATGAACTTTTGGATGAAATGATTGAAATGGGAGTTAAGCCGGATGAATGGAGTTACAATGCAATCCAAGCTTATCATTGTGATCATTGTGAAGTTAATCAGGCTCTTAGGTTGTTATCTAGAATGGAAAAGGATAACTGCATGCCAGATCGACATACTTACAATATGGTACTAAAGTTGCTGATCAGGATCGGAAGATTTGATAGGGCAACTGAAGTGTGGGAGAGTATGGGGAAGAGAGGCTTTTATCCTTCTGTTTCAACATATTCTGTCATGATTCATGGTTTGTGCAAAAAGAAACACAAACTAGAGGAGGCATGTAAATACTTTGAGATAATGATTGATGAAGGTATACCACCATACTCTTCTACTGTGGAGATGTTGAGAAACCGGCTTTTGGGTTTGGGGCTACTTGATGACATTGAAATACTTGCTAGTAAGATGGAGCAAAGCACTTCTTGCTCAATACAAGAGTTCGCAAAAGTTCTGAGAGGGAACAAAGCTTCTGTAAGATCGAGAAGTGAGTACACTGACATTGAAAGTGACTGA